A genome region from Phalacrocorax carbo chromosome 27, bPhaCar2.1, whole genome shotgun sequence includes the following:
- the PCBP2 gene encoding poly(rC)-binding protein 2 isoform X4, whose product MDTGVIEGGLNVTLTIRLLMHGKEVGSIIGKKGESVKKMREESGARINISEGNCPERIITLAGPTNAIFKAFAMIIDKLEEDISSSMTNSTAASRPPVTLRLVVPASQCGSLIGKGGCKIKEIRESTGAQVQVAGDMLPNSTERAITIAGIPQSIIECVKQICVVMLESPPKGVTIPYRPKPSSSPVIFAGGQDRYSSGSASYPHTAPSMCLNSDLEGPPQEATRQPLHGNELGPIPAWAAVLPAYTIQGQYAIPQPDLTKLHQLAMQQSHFPMSHGNTGFSGLDASAQTTSHELTIPNDLIGCIIGRQGAKINEIRQMSGAQIKIANPVEGSTDRQVTITGSAASISLAQYLINVRLSSETGGMGSS is encoded by the exons ATGGACACCGGTGTTATTGAAGGTGGTTTAAATGTCACACTCACCATCCGGCTACTTATGCACGGAAAG GAGGTGGGAAGCATCATTGGGAAG AAAGGGGAGTCTGTGAAGAAGATGCGCGAGGAG AGTGGTGCTCGCATTAACATCTCAGAAGGGAACTGCCCCGAACGGATCATTACCCTCGCTGGACCCACCAATGCCATCTTCAAAGCTTTTGCAATGATTATTGACAAACTGGAAGAG GACATCAGCAGCTCCATGACCAACAGTACAGCTGCCAGCCGGCCCCCTGTCACCCTCCGGCTCGTGGTACCTGCTAGCCAGTGTGGTTCCCTCATTGGAAAAGGAGGCTGCAAGATCAAAGAGATACGAGAG AGTACGGGGGCACAGGTCCAGGTGGCAGGAGACATGCTGCCCAACTCGACCGAGCGAGCCATTACCATCGCTGGGATCCCACAGTCCATCATTGAGTGCGTCAAACAGATCTGCGTCGTCATGCTTGAG TCTCCCCCGAAGGGTGTCACCATCCCGTACCGACCCAAGCCATCCAGCTCTCCCGTCATCTTTGCAGGCGGTCAG GACAGGTACAGCAGCGGCAGTGCGAGCTacccccacaccgccccatcCATGTGCCTCAACTCTGACTTGGAGGGACCACCTCAGGAG GCCACCCGGCAGCCACTGCATGGCAACGAACTTGGGCCAattccagcctgggctgcagttcttccg GCCTATACCATTCAAGGACAGTATGCCATTCCACAGCCAGAT CTGACCAAGCTGCACCAGTTGGCAATGCAACAGTCACACTTTCCAATGTCTCATGGCAACACTGGATTCAGTG GTTTGGATGCCTCCGCTCAAACCACCTCTCACGAACTCACCATTCCAAATGAT tTGATTGGCTGCATCATCGGGCGTCAGGGCGCCAAAATCAATGAGATCCGCCAGATGTCTGGGGCGCAGATCAAAATTGCCAATCCAGTGGAAGGATCTACTGACAGGCAGGTTACCATAACTGGATCTGCAGCGAGCATTAGCTTGGCCCAGTATCTAATTAATGTCAG